A single genomic interval of Rubripirellula reticaptiva harbors:
- a CDS encoding HAD-IIB family hydrolase: protein MSSTTTRLILVTDLDGCLLNKHDYDWSAAASTLEILRKAKIPVVMNSSKTVPEMTQLAIELGLQGSTFISENGAVIRWGVDVAQWGTGEPVDESEIIGASRKDILLVLQELKQRFQFRSFADLGVAGIMEQTQLSEAKASLAFDRQATEPLLWDDTDEHLSEFGSILSRHQLTLTKGGRFWHIAGHTTKGKAMQRVAQRMSVPESTTIVAAVGDSPIDQSMLDLADVPIGIPTANGLGVTVDRKRGIVATRQGAVGWAEAVTKLLSRIEVPLTEN from the coding sequence ATGTCTTCAACTACGACACGATTGATTCTGGTCACGGACCTTGATGGTTGTTTGCTGAACAAGCACGACTACGACTGGTCGGCTGCTGCGTCGACTCTGGAAATTTTGCGTAAGGCTAAGATTCCGGTGGTGATGAATTCCAGCAAGACGGTGCCAGAGATGACTCAGTTGGCGATCGAGTTAGGTCTTCAGGGCAGCACCTTTATTTCAGAAAACGGAGCGGTCATCCGCTGGGGCGTCGACGTCGCTCAGTGGGGGACGGGCGAACCGGTTGATGAATCGGAGATCATTGGCGCGTCTCGCAAAGACATTTTATTGGTACTGCAGGAATTGAAGCAGCGATTTCAGTTTCGATCGTTTGCGGATCTCGGCGTCGCCGGCATCATGGAACAAACTCAATTGTCCGAGGCAAAGGCGAGTCTGGCGTTTGATCGCCAGGCGACGGAGCCTCTGTTGTGGGACGACACGGACGAACATCTTAGCGAGTTTGGTAGCATCTTAAGTCGTCATCAGTTGACGCTTACCAAGGGAGGGCGGTTTTGGCATATTGCTGGCCACACGACCAAGGGCAAAGCGATGCAGCGAGTTGCCCAGCGCATGTCCGTGCCAGAGTCCACAACGATTGTCGCGGCCGTCGGTGACAGCCCGATCGATCAAAGCATGCTGGACTTGGCGGACGTTCCAATCGGTATCCCAACCGCGAATGGATTGGGCGTTACCGTTGACCGCAAGCGGGGAATCGTTGCTACACGGCAAGGTGCAGTGGGCTGGGCCGAAGCGGTAACCAAGTTGCTTTCGCGAATCGAAGTCCCGTTGACTGAAAACTGA
- a CDS encoding glycosyltransferase family protein, whose product MADFAQNGIIGTLHNLRNRSTDELETELVQYSKETPMSLLLPCLYSELEGPAMGPIVDELAKIPYLSEIIIGLDRANEKQFEAAKRFFDRLPQNYVVLWNDGTRLRHVDAALQAQGIAPTEPGKGRNVWYCLGYFLASGKSKAIALHDCDILTYDRSIPARLLYPLAHPSFHYQFCKGYYYRAADGKLNGRVFRLLVIPLIRALKTVLGRIEYLDYMGSFRYALSGEFSMRSEVVTSLRFPSDWGLEIGTLSEMYRNCNLNSICQVDIADAYDHKHQTVSEDDSSGGLHRMANDICKAFIRKLAVEGVVISSGMIRTLKACYYRTALDVVDHYHNDAVMSGLTLDRHQEEATVELFSRVIVAAGDEFLNRPDESPFIHNWSRVTSAVPDIYDMLLGAVEADNA is encoded by the coding sequence ATGGCAGACTTTGCGCAGAATGGAATCATCGGAACGCTGCACAATTTGCGGAATCGTTCCACCGACGAACTCGAAACTGAATTGGTTCAGTATTCGAAAGAGACGCCGATGTCTCTGTTGTTGCCGTGCTTGTATTCCGAGTTAGAAGGTCCAGCGATGGGACCGATTGTCGACGAGTTGGCGAAGATTCCGTATCTAAGCGAAATCATCATAGGGCTCGATCGCGCAAACGAAAAACAGTTCGAAGCGGCCAAGCGATTCTTTGACCGATTGCCGCAGAATTACGTCGTGCTGTGGAACGATGGAACGCGATTGCGACATGTGGACGCGGCGCTGCAGGCCCAAGGGATCGCACCGACAGAGCCAGGTAAAGGACGCAACGTTTGGTACTGTCTCGGTTACTTTTTAGCATCGGGAAAATCGAAAGCGATTGCACTGCATGACTGCGATATCCTGACCTATGACCGCTCGATTCCTGCGCGGCTTTTGTACCCGCTGGCGCATCCGTCGTTCCACTATCAATTCTGCAAAGGATACTACTATCGTGCGGCCGATGGGAAATTGAACGGTCGAGTGTTTCGGTTGCTTGTCATTCCTTTGATCCGAGCCCTGAAGACGGTGCTCGGACGTATCGAGTATCTCGATTACATGGGTAGCTTTCGCTACGCCCTGTCCGGTGAATTTTCGATGCGATCGGAAGTCGTAACGTCGCTGCGTTTTCCAAGTGACTGGGGGCTGGAAATTGGTACGCTTTCGGAAATGTACCGTAACTGCAATCTGAACAGCATTTGCCAAGTCGATATTGCGGACGCCTATGACCACAAGCATCAAACGGTTTCCGAAGACGACAGCAGCGGTGGACTTCATCGCATGGCCAACGACATCTGTAAAGCGTTCATTCGCAAGTTAGCGGTTGAAGGTGTGGTGATCAGCAGCGGCATGATTCGAACGCTGAAGGCTTGCTATTATCGCACGGCGCTTGATGTCGTGGATCACTATCACAATGACGCCGTGATGAGCGGCTTGACTTTGGATCGTCACCAGGAAGAAGCGACCGTCGAGCTGTTTAGCCGAGTGATCGTGGCCGCAGGTGACGAGTTCCTTAATCGTCCCGATGAAAGTCCTTTCATTCACAACTGGTCGCGTGTGACCAGTGCTGTGCCCGACATCTATGACATGTTGCTAGGTGCAGTCGAAGCTGACAACGCTTGA
- a CDS encoding sugar phosphorylase has protein sequence MVSPSSQDDSNVRSQLCQHLRFLYPEANAEELADSVIAIFDDFQPQIPLPLNQLWSEQDCLLITYGDSIVDGDVAPLETLDQFLSQHLQGAVSAVHVLPFCPFSSDDGFAVIDYAQVNSKLGDWSQISSISDRYRLMADIVINHCSSQSQWFQNYCDGVEPGATYFMEASAGDDLSAVVRPRASPLLRPTKTANGLKHVWCTFSHDQVDLDFRNPQVLLEFLKIVRLYLQQGVSIFRLDAIGFLWKESGTSCIHLPQTHEVVRLIRTVTDSFAPGTLLITETNVPNHENLTYFGNRNEAHVIYNFSLAPLLVHALLTGKTEYLKRWMMSMPPAPVGCTYLNFTASHDGIGMRPAEGLLSDEEQLQLVETVRSFGGKVSTRRTEGGGERVYELNVALFDALQGTVAGTDQWQVERFLCSQTVMMGLEGIPAFYIHSLLATGNDLDGVAATDQNRSINRHKWGWSDLQEHLGDDRSVHAQVFRELTRRMQLRRRHAPFHPNATQFTLQLSEPFFAYWRQSTDRSQSIFCVYNMTNQVQELRLSDLNLISTDVWYDAISGLRFDEQTSVLELTPYQSLWITNR, from the coding sequence ATGGTTTCACCTTCTAGTCAAGACGACTCGAACGTCCGCTCGCAACTTTGTCAGCACCTTCGTTTTTTGTATCCGGAAGCGAACGCCGAGGAGCTTGCTGATTCGGTCATTGCGATCTTTGATGATTTTCAACCACAGATTCCGCTTCCGCTGAATCAATTGTGGTCCGAGCAAGATTGTTTGCTGATCACTTATGGCGATTCGATCGTCGATGGTGATGTGGCACCACTTGAAACTCTTGATCAGTTTCTAAGTCAACATTTGCAGGGTGCTGTCTCCGCCGTGCACGTGTTGCCGTTCTGTCCGTTTAGTTCGGATGATGGCTTTGCCGTGATCGACTATGCGCAGGTCAACTCAAAATTGGGCGATTGGTCGCAGATTTCGTCAATTTCCGATCGCTATCGTTTGATGGCAGACATTGTCATCAACCACTGCTCGTCGCAAAGTCAGTGGTTCCAGAATTACTGTGACGGTGTCGAACCTGGTGCGACGTATTTCATGGAAGCAAGTGCGGGTGACGATCTTTCAGCGGTCGTTCGGCCTCGTGCGTCACCACTACTTCGCCCGACCAAAACGGCCAACGGGCTGAAGCATGTTTGGTGCACGTTTAGCCATGATCAAGTCGATCTTGATTTCCGAAATCCGCAGGTCTTGCTCGAGTTTTTGAAAATCGTGCGACTGTATTTGCAGCAAGGCGTGAGCATCTTTCGGCTCGACGCGATTGGGTTTTTGTGGAAGGAATCCGGGACAAGTTGTATCCATCTTCCGCAGACACACGAGGTCGTCAGGCTGATCCGTACGGTCACGGATTCGTTTGCCCCGGGCACGTTACTGATCACCGAAACCAATGTTCCCAATCACGAAAATCTGACTTACTTTGGCAATCGCAATGAAGCACACGTGATCTACAACTTCAGCCTTGCGCCGCTACTGGTGCACGCGCTATTGACGGGGAAAACGGAATATCTGAAGCGATGGATGATGAGCATGCCACCGGCGCCGGTGGGTTGCACCTATTTGAACTTCACTGCGTCGCATGACGGGATTGGGATGCGGCCGGCCGAAGGATTATTGTCCGACGAAGAGCAACTGCAGCTTGTCGAAACGGTACGCAGTTTTGGTGGCAAGGTTTCAACACGTCGCACCGAGGGTGGCGGCGAACGAGTTTACGAACTGAACGTAGCGTTGTTCGATGCGTTGCAGGGGACGGTTGCCGGAACCGATCAGTGGCAGGTCGAACGGTTTCTGTGTTCGCAAACCGTGATGATGGGATTGGAGGGAATCCCTGCGTTCTACATTCACAGCCTGCTAGCGACGGGCAATGACCTCGATGGTGTGGCGGCGACGGATCAGAACCGGAGTATCAATCGGCACAAGTGGGGATGGTCCGATCTGCAAGAACATTTAGGCGATGATCGGTCGGTACACGCCCAGGTCTTTCGCGAGCTGACACGTCGTATGCAACTGCGTCGTCGTCATGCTCCGTTCCACCCAAACGCGACGCAGTTCACGCTTCAATTAAGCGAACCGTTCTTTGCCTATTGGCGTCAGAGTACAGATCGCAGCCAGAGCATCTTTTGTGTTTACAACATGACGAATCAGGTTCAAGAGCTACGGCTGTCGGACTTGAATCTGATTTCTACCGATGTCTGGTACGACGCGATATCCGGTTTGCGGTTTGACGAGCAAACGAGTGTCCTGGAATTGACTCCCTATCAGTCGCTGTGGATCACGAATCGCTAG
- a CDS encoding RNA polymerase sigma factor: MISPETRASLILRLSDPADDLAWAEFLQVYEPMLFRLSSRWGLQEADAREVVQETLLAVAKSINNFSDDRQGSSFRRWLSTITRNKLADHLASRSRQESGSGDTDVHRWLDQQADDTSSASLWDWNEKRQVFAWAAENVRCQVSDPTWQAFYRTHVQGDSVKQVAADLGMHEGMIYVARSRVMSRLRKAVTAWTDTADREFADQDSSGEVSS, encoded by the coding sequence GTGATTAGTCCAGAGACACGAGCGAGCTTGATCCTGCGATTGAGCGACCCGGCCGACGATTTGGCTTGGGCTGAATTTTTGCAGGTTTACGAACCCATGCTATTTCGGCTCTCGTCGCGTTGGGGGCTGCAGGAAGCCGATGCGCGCGAAGTGGTCCAAGAAACTTTGCTGGCGGTCGCTAAATCGATCAACAACTTTTCGGATGATCGACAAGGCAGTAGTTTTCGCCGCTGGCTGTCCACGATCACTCGCAACAAGTTGGCTGATCATTTAGCCAGTCGATCGCGTCAAGAATCCGGCAGCGGCGATACCGACGTTCACCGATGGTTGGACCAACAGGCCGACGACACATCATCGGCCAGTCTTTGGGACTGGAATGAAAAACGACAGGTCTTTGCTTGGGCGGCCGAGAACGTGCGTTGTCAGGTGAGTGATCCAACCTGGCAGGCTTTCTATCGGACTCATGTCCAAGGCGACAGCGTCAAGCAGGTTGCCGCCGACTTGGGAATGCATGAAGGGATGATCTACGTCGCCCGCAGCCGAGTGATGTCACGGCTGCGTAAGGCAGTCACTGCGTGGACGGATACCGCTGATAGGGAATTCGCTGACCAGGATTCCTCAGGCGAGGTGTCGTCATGA
- a CDS encoding serine/threonine-protein kinase: MNCDESLLHAFVQQSIDPGDDVESIASHVEGCVRCQQTLADLGGEAHWWDDAKEWLSIPADGASMLDASHPLPPIDLSFLDTPTHPEMLGRIGRYEVESVLGRGGMGVVLRAHDSDLHRTVAIKVLAPEWAASIPARQRFAREAQSAASVAHENVIPIYNVEADATLPYLVMRYVPGMTLQRWVTSNGPPDVATILRIAGQLAEGLAAAHRRGLVHRDIKPGNVMVGENVDRIWLTDFGLARAADSVTLTQTGIITGTPNYMSPEQARGENVDHQSDLFSLGCLLYFLAIGQPPFESENTLAVLHRIVTDDADSLATHRDDLPPAFVGLVQRLLSRPRSKRPADCDAVIDALKTSQVQVEAGQTARKPMKKGTRRLLMACSLVVFVGIVGLATSWLMLDSSGRAIRFVEPLDLLDQQSQSGGQRPADISISPYIAQAASQIESSAMLDSRQLESRIERIEALADRLKRADSVVAVPVTQLRNSNWQDEVDRLETMIQMSRQR; the protein is encoded by the coding sequence ATGAACTGTGATGAATCCCTTTTGCACGCATTCGTCCAGCAAAGCATTGATCCCGGTGACGACGTTGAATCGATCGCTAGCCATGTTGAAGGTTGCGTTCGCTGCCAACAAACGCTGGCCGACTTGGGCGGCGAAGCCCATTGGTGGGACGATGCCAAAGAATGGTTGTCGATTCCAGCCGACGGCGCATCGATGTTGGATGCGTCACATCCTTTGCCGCCCATCGACCTAAGTTTTTTGGATACGCCGACTCATCCCGAGATGCTTGGCCGGATCGGTCGCTATGAAGTCGAGTCGGTGCTTGGCCGTGGCGGGATGGGCGTTGTGCTAAGGGCGCATGACAGTGATCTGCATCGTACGGTCGCGATCAAGGTCTTGGCACCCGAGTGGGCTGCGTCGATACCGGCAAGGCAGCGATTCGCCCGCGAAGCCCAGTCCGCTGCCAGCGTCGCGCACGAAAACGTGATTCCGATTTACAACGTCGAAGCCGATGCGACATTGCCGTACTTGGTGATGCGTTACGTGCCCGGCATGACGTTGCAGCGATGGGTTACGTCGAACGGGCCACCGGATGTTGCGACGATTTTGCGAATCGCTGGGCAATTGGCCGAAGGCTTGGCGGCTGCTCATCGTCGGGGGCTTGTTCATCGCGATATCAAGCCGGGCAATGTGATGGTGGGTGAAAATGTTGACCGAATCTGGCTGACTGATTTTGGATTGGCACGTGCGGCTGACTCGGTGACGTTAACGCAGACTGGCATCATTACAGGGACGCCCAATTACATGAGCCCCGAGCAGGCTCGCGGCGAAAATGTGGATCACCAAAGCGATTTGTTCAGTCTCGGTTGTCTGCTTTACTTTTTGGCGATCGGACAACCGCCGTTTGAATCGGAAAACACGCTCGCGGTACTGCACCGAATCGTCACCGATGATGCTGATTCATTGGCGACCCATCGTGACGATCTGCCGCCTGCGTTTGTGGGGCTGGTCCAGCGGTTGCTAAGTCGCCCAAGATCGAAACGCCCCGCTGATTGTGATGCCGTGATTGACGCGCTGAAGACATCGCAAGTCCAAGTCGAAGCGGGGCAAACAGCGAGAAAACCGATGAAAAAGGGTACACGCCGGTTGTTGATGGCGTGCAGTCTTGTTGTGTTTGTGGGCATCGTCGGTCTTGCGACGTCGTGGTTGATGCTCGATTCGAGTGGCAGGGCGATTCGGTTCGTTGAGCCTCTTGATCTACTCGACCAGCAATCGCAGTCCGGCGGCCAGCGGCCAGCGGACATTTCGATTAGCCCCTACATCGCGCAAGCAGCCAGTCAAATTGAAAGCTCGGCTATGCTCGATTCTCGGCAATTGGAAAGCCGTATCGAACGGATCGAGGCACTGGCTGACCGGTTGAAACGAGCTGATTCCGTCGTTGCCGTTCCCGTTACTCAATTGCGCAATTCAAATTGGCAGGATGAAGTCGATCGTTTGGAAACCATGATTCAAATGTCTCGGCAAAGATGA
- a CDS encoding endonuclease/exonuclease/phosphatase family protein: protein MIRFLRLGQGSAIPQNRYVNRCNRRRIVLFESLEFRRLLTALRVVNYNVLQGGPTDATAVGHYSTILSAIGNETKAGVTQPIDLLVLQETNSSSINSIESILDSLYTDDYARYLSPSYGGLAFGFVYNTTTLQLLGTKNLTGSFTRPPMRGHFQPIAATSEDSDFYIYSTHLKAGSGSSDASTRAVEASLIRTDADALGEGENVLIVGDFNLKNSFEGAYTNLTASGAGQVFDPINSPGNWTNNNAFKSIHTQDPSGGGGMDDRFDLQLASGELFVAGGLDYIPGSYRAFGNNGTHSLNGILTGSGAAANVLEALRGASDHLPLVVDYEFENVPAEVVVNETDGATDVIEGGIPDSFSITLVGVPTSDVTVTLTPNVQLDLGNGPGIAINRTFIAGTATTPFQILVNAVDDLVAEGLHSGVISISTSSTDLVFNNLSIANLQVNITDNDNAGVTVVQSGGITNVTEGGAADAFTVVLDTIPNETVTVIITPDNELDLGNGRGTAVTRIFTPANALIAQVVDVTAFNDSLFEGPHSGLISISVSSIDTAYNGLTLASLSSAIIDDDTSKTLTLAGEVEEFFGPGTYNFDFYVTATGGTQELRSWNIPFAFDLPGATFSGSLADFQPNAAFSQEAVAPLNSPFTADFGLAGSVGQMSLVEGQPVSLFTISLVVDETASITSLTEIGQVVSGGFDANFFAFFDENNQRIPTESIIVGSGFSLAPDLIPPTITDVKIAGSGWSSAFLQFSDPGFSEGVSLPGADQLKNLTWSNLDTIVVEFSEEVQQQGGTDVGLGNLSLMGLNIPDYKSTIGLSTSYSNGGGSGPYLLTISLLGGETFGPEKLLLAIGDTVQDTAGNSLDGEWVDSASAVSGDSTEGGDFNFRIDLLPGDVSNDDFLLGDDIDLIAAQQFTFAGGPEYNPFSDINGDGFLLGDDTDYASVSQFTFLPFGVPAPPPSTSASAGSPKSVLLPLLGDEKVAWSEMVDELLDTTGKLF from the coding sequence ATGATTCGCTTTCTTCGACTTGGACAAGGTTCTGCGATTCCCCAAAACCGTTACGTCAATCGCTGCAATAGGCGCCGAATTGTTCTGTTTGAATCACTCGAGTTTCGTCGTTTGCTGACCGCTCTTCGCGTGGTTAACTACAACGTTTTGCAAGGCGGCCCGACAGACGCAACAGCGGTGGGCCACTACAGCACGATCCTAAGTGCGATCGGCAACGAGACGAAGGCCGGCGTGACCCAGCCGATTGACTTGCTGGTATTGCAAGAGACCAATTCTAGCTCGATCAACAGTATCGAGAGCATCCTGGACTCGCTCTACACTGACGATTACGCGCGGTACCTATCCCCATCCTATGGCGGACTCGCTTTCGGGTTCGTTTACAACACGACAACTTTACAGTTGCTGGGAACAAAGAACTTAACAGGTTCGTTCACACGTCCTCCAATGCGAGGGCATTTTCAGCCTATCGCGGCCACATCCGAAGATTCAGATTTTTACATCTACTCGACCCACCTAAAAGCTGGTTCCGGCTCGAGCGACGCCAGCACTCGAGCCGTTGAGGCCAGCCTGATACGCACAGACGCGGACGCCTTGGGCGAAGGTGAAAACGTGTTGATCGTCGGTGACTTCAACCTGAAGAACAGCTTCGAGGGCGCGTACACGAACCTAACCGCTAGCGGCGCAGGTCAAGTATTCGACCCCATAAATTCGCCGGGTAACTGGACGAATAATAACGCGTTCAAGAGCATCCATACTCAGGATCCCAGCGGCGGCGGCGGAATGGACGATCGCTTCGACTTGCAACTCGCCAGCGGAGAACTCTTTGTGGCCGGCGGCCTCGATTACATCCCAGGATCTTATCGAGCGTTCGGCAACAACGGCACGCACTCTTTGAATGGAATTCTGACGGGATCCGGTGCGGCGGCCAATGTTCTAGAGGCGCTTCGCGGCGCTAGTGACCATCTGCCACTGGTCGTGGATTACGAGTTCGAAAATGTGCCCGCTGAAGTCGTCGTCAATGAAACCGACGGTGCCACCGATGTGATAGAAGGCGGGATTCCAGACAGCTTTTCAATTACTCTCGTTGGCGTGCCGACGTCGGATGTCACGGTCACCTTGACTCCCAACGTTCAGCTGGATCTCGGCAACGGCCCTGGGATCGCGATCAATCGCACGTTCATTGCCGGTACCGCGACGACCCCGTTTCAGATTCTGGTCAATGCAGTCGATGACTTGGTTGCCGAAGGACTTCACTCGGGCGTGATTTCCATATCAACATCTAGCACTGACTTGGTTTTTAACAATCTGAGCATCGCCAATCTTCAAGTGAACATTACGGACAATGACAACGCAGGCGTAACGGTCGTCCAATCCGGTGGAATTACAAACGTAACTGAGGGTGGTGCCGCGGACGCCTTTACCGTGGTCTTGGACACGATTCCAAACGAAACCGTGACCGTCATAATCACCCCCGATAACGAATTGGATCTGGGAAACGGCCGAGGAACCGCGGTCACCCGTATTTTCACGCCAGCAAACGCATTGATCGCTCAGGTCGTCGACGTCACCGCATTCAACGATTCCTTGTTTGAGGGACCGCACAGTGGGCTGATATCGATCTCAGTCAGCTCCATCGACACGGCCTATAATGGGCTCACGCTTGCGAGCTTATCCTCTGCCATCATTGATGATGACACAAGCAAGACGCTGACACTGGCTGGCGAAGTAGAAGAGTTTTTCGGCCCAGGAACCTACAACTTCGATTTCTACGTCACCGCAACTGGTGGAACACAAGAATTAAGATCCTGGAACATTCCGTTTGCGTTTGATCTACCGGGTGCCACGTTTAGCGGGTCTCTCGCCGACTTCCAACCAAACGCCGCCTTTTCTCAAGAAGCCGTTGCACCGCTCAACTCTCCCTTCACTGCTGACTTCGGGCTAGCAGGATCCGTTGGCCAAATGTCCTTAGTCGAAGGGCAGCCTGTTAGCCTCTTCACGATCAGCTTGGTGGTCGACGAGACGGCATCGATAACATCGCTGACTGAAATTGGACAAGTGGTCAGCGGTGGATTCGATGCGAACTTCTTCGCTTTTTTTGACGAGAACAATCAACGGATACCGACCGAATCAATAATCGTCGGAAGTGGTTTCTCCCTCGCTCCTGATCTAATTCCGCCAACGATCACCGACGTAAAAATCGCGGGAAGCGGCTGGAGCTCCGCTTTCTTGCAGTTTAGCGACCCTGGATTCTCGGAAGGCGTATCATTGCCCGGCGCTGATCAATTGAAAAATCTCACTTGGTCAAATCTAGATACAATCGTTGTTGAATTCAGCGAAGAGGTCCAACAACAAGGCGGTACAGACGTTGGCTTGGGGAACCTCTCGTTGATGGGGCTTAACATCCCGGATTACAAATCAACCATTGGATTATCGACATCCTATTCCAACGGTGGTGGATCTGGTCCCTACCTACTAACCATCAGCCTTTTAGGTGGTGAGACGTTTGGGCCAGAAAAACTACTGCTTGCGATTGGCGATACTGTTCAAGATACGGCCGGTAACTCGCTCGACGGAGAATGGGTCGACTCGGCAAGTGCGGTTTCGGGTGATTCAACTGAAGGTGGGGACTTCAATTTCCGCATCGACCTGCTTCCTGGTGATGTTTCCAACGACGACTTCCTGTTGGGTGATGACATCGACTTGATCGCAGCTCAGCAATTCACGTTTGCCGGTGGACCTGAATACAATCCATTTTCGGATATCAACGGCGATGGATTCTTGTTGGGTGACGATACGGACTATGCCTCCGTGTCGCAGTTCACATTCTTACCTTTCGGCGTTCCGGCTCCACCGCCATCCACCAGTGCAAGTGCAGGCAGCCCGAAATCCGTGCTGCTTCCTTTGCTCGGCGACGAAAAAGTGGCTTGGTCCGAGATGGTGGATGAATTACTCGACACAACAGGAAAATTGTTTTAA